The sequence below is a genomic window from Coffea arabica cultivar ET-39 chromosome 8e, Coffea Arabica ET-39 HiFi, whole genome shotgun sequence.
TTCATCAGTGCATACGCTATAGCAAGCTTCTCGCTGTGGAAAGTAAGATAATCTACTTTCTGCTCCTCCTCAACATCATGCAGTGCAGAAGCCTGATCTGGTACATAACCAAGTGGCTTTATTTCAGCCAACAACTCTCTAACCTTCTTTTGAATTTGAACAGACTCTGGGTGCTTGTTATCACCTGCAATGAAGATATGGGTATTGTTTCTTATTTCTGTCCAACTCAATCCTGGTTCTTTCTTAATGTTTCTTTCTCTCATTAGTTTCCGCATTTTGACAACACCATCCCACCTTTTGAACTTGGCGTGCATGTTAGACAACAGGATACAAGTTCCCACATCATTAGGATCCATTCGCAAGATGACTTCTGCAGCTCGCATTCCTACACGATAATTCCGTTGTACATGACAAGCATTAAGCAAAGTTCGCCAGGCAACAATGTCCCATTTGACTGGCATTGATCTCATGAAATTCTCAGCTTCATCGAGTTGTCCAGCCTTTCCAAGAAGCCCAATAATACAGGTATAATGCTCCAAACCAGGTTCAATCCCGAGCATGTTCATGGAATGGTTCAAATAGTAGAACCCTTGTTCTACTTGACCCAAATGTCCACAAGCAGAGAGAACCCCAATGAAAGTAACATAATTTGGTTTCTCTTCTGCAGCTAACATGTCACGAAACACAGTCAGGGCTTCCTTACCAAGCCCATGGTGAGAGTAACCAGATATCATGGAATTCCAAGTAATAGGATCTCGAGACCGCATTTTTGCAAAGACGCTGTAAGCCAATTCAATATCTCCATTCCTCGAGTACATATTAACCAAAGCGTTCCCCACTATGACGAAATCTTCATACCCCACCTTTTCTATATGTGCATGTAATGAAGTTCCATATGCTACAGCTGATAAGCTAGCACTGGAATTCAACAGCACCGCAAATGTGTACTCATTTGGCCTAACACCGTCAGTTTCCATCTCAAAGAATAGCTTTAGTGCTTCCTCAAAGCACTCGTTTTGTAAGCAAGCAGCCAAGATTGCAGTCCAAGAGACCACATTCCGAGCTTTTAATGAGCCAAAAGCTTTTCTTGCTTTTGTAATCTCACCACATTTTCCATACATATCTATCATTGCACAATTTACAAACATATCAGAATTGAAACCGGATTTCAACATTCTACTGTGAACTTGTGAGCCCAACTTTAAATCCTTAAGACAAGCACAAAGGCCCAAAACACCCACGTAAGAGGCACCATCCCACTCCACATCCGCCTCTAGCAGCTTCCTAAAAACATCCAATGCTTCACTCAAAGACCCGTGTTCCAAAAGTGCAGTCAAAAGCGAATTATACGTGAAAATATCAATGCCAGGCACCCCATTAAAAACCCTCATAGCCCCTTCCACATCCTCGCACATCGAATACATACACATAAGTGTGTTCTTCACATGTTGATTGAAAATCAACCCAGACTTCTCCGCATAGCCATGACATTGCTGGCCTTTACAATACAAGCCATCACCGGCACAACCAGAAAGAACTGTGGATAACACATATTTATTAAGCCGCAAATTATCCACTTTAACCATGTCTCGCGACAATTCAAGAACCTCTGAACAAAACCCAGCATGGAAATACCCAGCCATTAAGGTGCCCCATGACACCACATTTCTCATCCGCATTCCATCAAACACCCGTTGTGCGCCTGATAATTGGCCACATTTGGCATAAAGATTAAGCAAAGTATTGTTCTCAACAACATTGTTTTCGGAGGCTTGGTTGGATACTAACAAATGGGCATGAATTATTGTGCCAAGCTTGAGGTTTTTTGTGCCTGCTGAAATTTTCAGTAGCTTGACTGCAGGGTGATCGTGGTTTGATTTTAGGCGCCAAGGCGCCTGCCAATTAATAACTGATCGGGGATCGAACGGCGGCTTTTGCGCGGGCATTGATGGACTCCCGCCAGCTAATGAGGCTATCCATTCATTATATACCAGTTGATGGGCTTCTATTATTAGTAACAATTTGAGAACCATTAAATGTCTGACTCGCAACGTAGTGAATGGAGTCCCAATAGTAGAGGCCCATAACCACGAAAATAGAGAACCCCCATGGTATCCAATGACCGTAGTATAATGCATTCACCGTTGGAGGGCTCGGGCTCAAATGTAAATTCCCATACATTTGGATTTAGAAACTTTTTGGACACATGCAAGAATCTCGACACGTCATTCTCGAGCTTGAACTTTGATAATTAAGTAGATTCGAGTTTTGTTGATTGGTcgattgggttttttttttttttttttttttgtaaataaaaacCACTCACAAATACTGAAGGATTAGCCATAGATCCCCATCtgtttattaaaaattttccaagataacGTCAATTGGACTTTTGGTTGATGTGTACAAGTAAAAATGAAAACCTAAACAGTCCATAGATTTTGGCGGTGCTCAACCTTAGTACTATAAATGGTCAAATGAAGTTTTATTGTCCAAAGACTTATGTATAGGAATTTATTTTTCGAAAGAAGTTACTCTTGTTCTAGGCTCTATATGATCAACAATTTCTTAAATTGTCACTTCACACTTCATGCTTTTGAAAACGTTAGCAATCCATCTTCTTGACTCATTGGGCTAAAAGTAAATATTCATCCAAACATCAGAATTAGTAATTAATTTCGTCATGAAATGAATAGAATCCTCTAATTGAATAAGAATCAGACGAGCAATGAAGATTCGTGGGACGAGAAATTAGACTGGCTATGTGCTTGTGGTGATTTCCACTTTTGTGGCGCATCACTAACCACATGGCCCTAACCCATCACTTGGCCTCTTTAGCGCTATAGCAAACTGTTACATTACCCCTTTACTATTGGCGATCAGCTTCTGAAATTTCTCGAGAAAAAGGAATAAACACGAAAAATAAGAAGCTTTTCTTGCTCCATTCCATGGTGTTAGTGGCAGAGTAGGTCTTCACTgcattgacttttttttttttttttttttggcttgagTAACATATTAAAATCAAAAGGCCTTCTTGCCTTTATTCATCCTTTTATGCTGCATGCAAGACAAATCTAATCAATTAATATTTGAAGTGGGATTTGCTTTTGCATGGGACATGTGTGAATCCCGAATGAGCCACTGATCTAAGGTATATTAAAAAGGACAAGTGAGATTGGTTATGGCAATAAATGGTATACTTAAGCATATAGATCAAATATTTTCACCAAAAACTCCCAAGACGACATTGATCATGCATGAGAAATGTAAGCCGTCTAAActcatttgcatgatcaaatttACCAGGGCTCTATCATgtaccaaaaaggaaaaaaaaaaaaaaacaattgtaAGTTCCAATGCTGTTTCGCATTATCCTCTTAGTATAGCTCGTCATCATTTGACCTGATATGTAATATATATCCTCTTAGTATGATTGCCGAAGAGAACAAAAAAAGGGTCATGCTACTATTGCAAGGCCTGTCTGTCGACAATTTCTTGCTACGAAGTCTTTGGCATATAAGAAAGATGATGACGGCCATGATAGGTACGTTGGTTTTTATCGCTATTGAAACTATTATTGTTACCACATCAAAAAGAATACCTAATGAAAAAGAAACTTGTGTCCCAAAATTGTGTGAAAGAGAAACCTATTGCGGATTTGACTGACATGCTGCTTTCTCCTTGTACGTACCTTGTATTGATCCATACGTGGATCAACATTATTATTGATCTTGTTCccatttgttttaaattttgcaCTATGAAAAATAATTGTAGAGAataatcaaaatttttccaaaaagttCATTGTGAATTTCAGTTTATTTGGCTATTAAATAATCAATCATCTGAACTGAATACAGGAGTAAACGAGAAATATCACAAAAATTGattatttaaaatcaaaatctgtcaaattaattaacataatcaactgaaaaaaaaaaaaaaaaacaagtctATTGAAACCTTTTGACGTACGGCATCAATCGATAAAAGACTTGGAACACCATCTATCTATAATGGAAAAAATCCACATATTCTATAGCCGAAATAAACATGTCCTCTCACTCAATTTTCAAAGTCTTTATCTTACCTACCAAAAAATAGTAGTGCTTTGATCAACTCTCATAGAATGCTTTTTCAGTTGGAACTTGGAAAAGTTGTGAGAAGACTCGAAACGCGTTAATTGGAAAGACGTGAGGCAAGGGACGACATCTCCACTGCTAAGGTAAAGCATACATGCATGGGAGTCAAAACAGATTCGCCCTTACCAACCCATGAAGGCGAAAAGTATAAGCTGCAACCGGTGAGACAATGACTGACCTGTTTCTTCATCAATTGTCAGATTACTTCGCTTGTTCTCATACCATACGTTCTTCGCTTGACTTGTCAAGATTGAACATTGATTGGCTTTCATGCAATTAATTTGTTCGTCATTCGTTTGGTCTTTTCAGAGTCTACAGCCCCCGTGCAAATTTTCTTGGTTTAGATCAACTCCTCCATCCATCTTTAGACTgaaaacacaagaaaaatttgtaggtagataaataaataaatagctgTATTGCCTGCCTACCTAATCTGATACGAGTACAGACCATGGCCTGCCTGCAGACTACGCTTTTCAGACATATGCGCGAATTCGATGCATGTTGTTGCCGGGTTAAACAACTCAAACGATGAGGGAAAATAAATCCATAAAAATTGTTGAATAATTTTAACATAAACTGGACTACGATCGACCCTGAAATGTGAGGTTTGAACCCAACGCCTCGTAAATTAATTGGTTGTTCTTTCCAATATAGTTTACATTCCTGATTGGCGGAATTCGAATGGCTTATCTTCCATGAGAGAATAACATGAATAGCAACTTGATTCCAAGCATCCAAGACCCATTTAAATTCAACCCAAGAATCATCATGAGGTTCCTGACTCTAATACTTGACTTTCCTCTTTTCCTAGCCATGACCTCAAAAGAATCAGAGTTTCCATTGAgctttcctttaaaaaaaaaaagcttgccCTTTGTGATcaggttttgaaaatttgtCGTGAATTAGAATGCCGTACTTTGGGTTTACTAGTAAGGCCATatgttgtttggattgcattttttttttgatttttttgtagaaaaattactgtaacgatttgatatatgtgagataaaaatatgattgaaaaatgtgttcacgaaaaatattattataatttttctttgaaaacttgcaatccaaacacaagaaggtttccttcaacttttttttttttttttttttgtatttttgctgtctcttttggtttataaattagttcatgaaGACAACGGATCAGAGGTTTCTGttgcaagttaaaaaaaaaaaaaaagggaaacaaaaGGTTGAGATTTCATAAACGGTACACCAATCTTCAACGCGATATGTCTTGTGTACTTCTAAACCATTTGGAATAGGTTTTCGTATTTACACCACTACTAATTTCTGAGCATCATGGGATGGAAGCTCGTGGTAACAAAAATATAAGGATGATTTAAGTTGAGGGAAACCAAGCACAAGAAAATTTGCTTTACTAGAACAATTAAAAAAGAATTTATTTGAAGATtgtctttttcaaattaaaGAATAATTTTAACTTTGGGATCTTCCTCTATGTCCTGATGCATCCAAAgcgcaaaagaaaaaaaaaaggtcaaaaaaaaaattgagaattaCAGAAATTTGAAGGATTATACACATTTGTAGCTCAATAATTTTTCATTGATTTCAAGCATTATCATTTGAAAGTCGACCacatattttaataaaaaaacaaaaaaaaaaaaagggcaaaaaagggATCGACTTTGTCAGTAGATGGCTTGGAGGATTTCCATTCCCCATCCCGGCTTGGAGTAAACGTCACAATGGGTTTAGGATTGAGGCCATTAATTTTACAAGTCATGGGAATCGAGGGAGTTGGTGGCCTCATGACCGATAGAATTCCGCTTGGCACTTTCGAAAGAAGTGGGCCCAAATGGACCGTGGGCTTTCGTACTAGAGATCTTCTAGAACCTCACCAACTCATGCATCATGATCCACTTCCACTTCCACTTCCAACATCGATGATGTGAAAGGGGTTCCGAACTTTGCCCTGCTTAATCATTTGAcaattgtgtgtgtgtgtgtgaaaacAAATGGATTGgatttcttttttgcttttgtacAATACAATACAAATGTTCACATCTTTGTAATTTGAATCTCTTCAGCAAAAATCCCTTTTGCCTTCGACTTTGAGGATCCCATGTTGGCATATTCTATTTTATCGTGTTTCATCCACTCATATTGAGTTGATATTTCTTAAACATTCAAAGCTTGAATATTATCTCCttattattttgtgattttttttaagGATGATGTTTAGAAACATCAATACTGAACTTAGGTCTAAATATATTGAGATAACCAAAATGATTTTGAATTTAAGCCTTCTAAAAAAGTGAACCCTTTATGATTTTTCCTATATAAATCCTCAATTAAGTTTACCTTAGAAATTCATTGTTCAtgaaattttttatcttttaatgATATCTTCGTCTAAATTtcctgtttggattgctatgtttaagatttttttatagaaaaatatattgtaacgatttgatgtatgtgagataaaaaggtgattaaaaaatgtgtttacggaaaatgcaaaagtttttttgacagaaaattgcaatccaaatagAAAGACATgtgtacctttttttttggaaaaaaaaaagatttaactCCAGTCATCACCATAAGTCAATAAATGTTGTCGAAACCATAGGTCCCTCATAAAGATTTTTATAAATCGCCTGCTAATACAATCCTTATATCAACAGTAGAATTTAAACAcacaatttttttaaagaaaattgtCTGTTCTCGTCAATTGAGTCAATTTATATTGGCAATATTGATCGTTTACCACTTGTACTATGATAAAGAATCAGACTTAAAACCCTTTAAAACATTAATTTGCATTTCGGCCAACTACTTGAAAATAAAAGTTGGCTCCTCCAATTGAACGTAAGTAAGAGGAGTCATCTGAATTCGATAATCTATTTTTGCTGGCAAGAATGCCGCAATAGACTTTATGTCCTTAGCGTAAGAAAGATTATTGATTAAATTGCCCATAAGAAGAGGTTGTTACTTGTTAGATTCTGCTTCTTTTATGAGTGGTTGAAATAGTACTCTCTCtgtttttccagctttgatctTGTGAAAATATTCATGTGGTTTTGAAGAGTGTAGGCTAGAAGTCAATAATGTCTCGTCTTTTTCAGCATTATATCTTAAGCAAGAAGTTAATTTACTGGTTATCTTTTTCCAAATTCTAAACGAATATTTCAATTTGCAAAAGTAACCTTTAGTTGAATTCGATGTTTACTcactcaaaaataaaaaataaaaaatcgatGTTTACCGATTAAGTTACTTCCTTGTGTAATCAAATTCAAAGCCCAAATGACTTCCCATCCAAAATATAATTTTGTTAATTAATCTCTGGCATGACTTGTTATAGGAACACACAGTTTAGAGAGTAGATTTTGTTTTAATCATCTTGTACTCATCAATGGATGTAGTACAACAATTTCTTTGCATCGTTGTTAAATTTTTATTGGTTGTcgataaaataaactaaaaatatttttttagcgTAAacaatttttgtcattttttgaaTTTCTGATTTTGCCCTTACAAATTCTAATTTTTACTCTCATCATCTAATGACATTTTGTTAGTCATAACTACCCTAATGTAACTACCAAATTACTATAACCTTATAAGCCaaggatttttaatgaaaattttatataacTTTATCtacgtaaaaaaaaaacaaaatgtatacaaaattaattcattttaaTTACTTGTGAACTGCATACAAATTGCGCGTGCCCTTAATACTAATACAGAAAATTAAAGTTAAGCGTGAAGATTGTATAGATCGATTGCTGCAATTAAGTGGGAGCTCGTCCAAACTTTAAAGTTAGCACTAATTACGTTGTATCACACGTTTTAATGAAATTGTAGTTGAATTTATGGCCCTCCAGAATTCTTTAAAAATGTCCATTTTGGAAGAGAAGAGatgaaaaaacaaaattgaactCAAGCTCTAATTCAAGTTGAGACCCGTGTGAGACCGAACTAAAGAGTGCATGCAAGGATGTTGAGATCCATTTTTGCAAGTTGGATCTTTCATTCCATATATGATATACCTAACTAATTGTATCCAAAATGAAGCTTTAGTGCTTTCAATTCATAAACTCGCGCTCATTATTAGTTTACACATTTATTTTTGATGTGACTGCATTCCAGATTGATCAGACCATAAAATGAATCTAACATGATCCACTATCGGAATTCTCATGTTCCAAGGTGGCTTCCTAGTGAAGggggaaatatatatatatatatatatatgtatatataaactagagagagagagagagagagcaaacacCGCCATAGCATGTGATTTTTTATATGCTCTGTTTCATGACGAGTCTATATTTGAACTAATGAAGATTTCTAATCTTttgttttaaaggaaaaaaaaaatctagtgaTATCATAGATACAGTAAAAgttacataaataaataaaactctTTTATTTTGTCTCAAAGATATTTGAATGTGTATAAAACGAACAGGTGGAAATACCTAAATCAAGGATGCATGATTATAGatgtagaaaaaaaatagatattCAGAGGCGTTTATAACTTTCAAAATCATGTGtatgtaacatttatactttttttaaaggaaaaaacacACATCAAGCAATCATGTCCACTCACCTTTTCCaactcataaacatattttccaactcacctttttatattttcaaccacttttttatctcatatacattacatcacaaaaagtgctatagtaattatttcaaataatactctgtCCAAACAAACCGGGCATCATAGAATactcgttaaaatatattttaggtgttatatttttagaaatataagattaattagaaaaaataaataaatacaagaaatgGCATAtaagattaaatagaaaaagtatat
It includes:
- the LOC113703133 gene encoding pentatricopeptide repeat-containing protein At5g39680 — translated: MVLKLLLIIEAHQLVYNEWIASLAGGSPSMPAQKPPFDPRSVINWQAPWRLKSNHDHPAVKLLKISAGTKNLKLGTIIHAHLLVSNQASENNVVENNTLLNLYAKCGQLSGAQRVFDGMRMRNVVSWGTLMAGYFHAGFCSEVLELSRDMVKVDNLRLNKYVLSTVLSGCAGDGLYCKGQQCHGYAEKSGLIFNQHVKNTLMCMYSMCEDVEGAMRVFNGVPGIDIFTYNSLLTALLEHGSLSEALDVFRKLLEADVEWDGASYVGVLGLCACLKDLKLGSQVHSRMLKSGFNSDMFVNCAMIDMYGKCGEITKARKAFGSLKARNVVSWTAILAACLQNECFEEALKLFFEMETDGVRPNEYTFAVLLNSSASLSAVAYGTSLHAHIEKVGYEDFVIVGNALVNMYSRNGDIELAYSVFAKMRSRDPITWNSMISGYSHHGLGKEALTVFRDMLAAEEKPNYVTFIGVLSACGHLGQVEQGFYYLNHSMNMLGIEPGLEHYTCIIGLLGKAGQLDEAENFMRSMPVKWDIVAWRTLLNACHVQRNYRVGMRAAEVILRMDPNDVGTCILLSNMHAKFKRWDGVVKMRKLMRERNIKKEPGLSWTEIRNNTHIFIAGDNKHPESVQIQKKVRELLAEIKPLGYVPDQASALHDVEEEQKVDYLTFHSEKLAIAYALMKTPPNAPIRVIKNLRICDDCHSAAKLISKVTNRLIVIRDANHFHTFRNGICSCADYW